A DNA window from Jaculus jaculus isolate mJacJac1 chromosome 1, mJacJac1.mat.Y.cur, whole genome shotgun sequence contains the following coding sequences:
- the Cd34 gene encoding hematopoietic progenitor cell antigen CD34 isoform X2: MPVRRGARGELRLPRGWTALCLLSLLPSGFTNPTNNLTSVAMESSTLGIVSSVSTNVLNQDQDSTTPSGPASTSPHPIPQDSNETTSAISETMVNFTATSGVSPGPETTNSSAKSQTTFSALTVITTADNISTSEMAWMPSTTLVNFSYYSPNSTIPEMTSATESYTFTSSSPVPSTIKGEIKCSGIREMRLAQGICLELSEASSCEEFKKGKGEGLTQILCGKEKANGEVEAGVCSLLLAQSEVKPECLLLLLVNKTELFSKLQLMETHQSDLRKGEDPYYTDHSGGQGYSSGSGASRETQGKTSVTQGAQENGTGQTTSRNGHSARQHVMADTEL; encoded by the exons ATGCCGGTCCGTCGGGGCGCGCGCGGGGAGCTGCGACTGCCGCGCGGCTGGACGGCGCTTTGTCTGCTGAGTCTGCTGC CCTCTGGGTTTACAAATccaacaaacaacctgacttcTGTTGCCATGGAGTCATCTACCCTGGGAATAGTTTCATCTGTCTCTACAAATGTGCTCAACCAGGACCAGGACAGCACCACACCAAGTGGCCCTGCAAGTACCAGCCCACACCCCATCCCTCAGGACAGCAATGAGACCACATCAGCCATCTCAG AGACTATGGTCAACTTCACAGCAACTTCTGGGGTGTCCCCAGGCCCTGAAACCACGAACTCTTCAGCAAAGTCACAGACCACTTTTTCAGCCCTCACAGTGATCACCACTGCAGACAACATTTCAACTTCAGAAATGGCGTGGATGCCTAGTACAACACTTGTGAATTTTTCTTATTACTCACCCAATAGTACCATCCCTGAAATGACATCAGCCACAGAATCTTACACATTCACATCATCTTCTCCTGTCCCAAGTACCATCAAG GGAGAAATCAAATGTTCTGGAATCCGGGAAATGAGGTTGGCTCAGGGCATCTGCCTGGAGCTTAGTGAGGCCTCTAGCTGT GAGGAGTTTAAGAAGGGCAAAGGAGAAGGATTGACCCAAATACTGTGTGGGAAGGAGAAGGCTAATGGTGAGGTTGAAGCTGGTGTATGCTCCTTGCTCCTTGCCCAGTCTGAAGTTAAGCCTGAGTGCCTGCTGCTGCTCTTGGTCAACAAAACAG AACTTTTCAGCAAACTCCAGCTTATGGAAACACACCAGTCTGACCTGAGAAAG GGCGAAGACCCTTATTACACGGATCACAGTGGAGGCCAGGGCTATAGCTCAGGATCTGGGGCCTCCCGTGAGACTCAGGGAAAGACCAGTGTGACCCAAGGGGCTCAGGAGAACGGGACCGGCCAAACCACCTCCAGAAATGGGCATTCAGCAAGACAACATGTGATGGCTGACACAGAACTGTGA
- the Cd34 gene encoding hematopoietic progenitor cell antigen CD34 isoform X1 translates to MPVRRGARGELRLPRGWTALCLLSLLPSGFTNPTNNLTSVAMESSTLGIVSSVSTNVLNQDQDSTTPSGPASTSPHPIPQDSNETTSAISETMVNFTATSGVSPGPETTNSSAKSQTTFSALTVITTADNISTSEMAWMPSTTLVNFSYYSPNSTIPEMTSATESYTFTSSSPVPSTIKGEIKCSGIREMRLAQGICLELSEASSCEEFKKGKGEGLTQILCGKEKANGEVEAGVCSLLLAQSEVKPECLLLLLVNKTELFSKLQLMETHQSDLRKLGIQGFREQDIGSHQSYSRKTLIALVTSGILLAILGTTGYFLMNRHSWSPTGERLGEDPYYTDHSGGQGYSSGSGASRETQGKTSVTQGAQENGTGQTTSRNGHSARQHVMADTEL, encoded by the exons ATGCCGGTCCGTCGGGGCGCGCGCGGGGAGCTGCGACTGCCGCGCGGCTGGACGGCGCTTTGTCTGCTGAGTCTGCTGC CCTCTGGGTTTACAAATccaacaaacaacctgacttcTGTTGCCATGGAGTCATCTACCCTGGGAATAGTTTCATCTGTCTCTACAAATGTGCTCAACCAGGACCAGGACAGCACCACACCAAGTGGCCCTGCAAGTACCAGCCCACACCCCATCCCTCAGGACAGCAATGAGACCACATCAGCCATCTCAG AGACTATGGTCAACTTCACAGCAACTTCTGGGGTGTCCCCAGGCCCTGAAACCACGAACTCTTCAGCAAAGTCACAGACCACTTTTTCAGCCCTCACAGTGATCACCACTGCAGACAACATTTCAACTTCAGAAATGGCGTGGATGCCTAGTACAACACTTGTGAATTTTTCTTATTACTCACCCAATAGTACCATCCCTGAAATGACATCAGCCACAGAATCTTACACATTCACATCATCTTCTCCTGTCCCAAGTACCATCAAG GGAGAAATCAAATGTTCTGGAATCCGGGAAATGAGGTTGGCTCAGGGCATCTGCCTGGAGCTTAGTGAGGCCTCTAGCTGT GAGGAGTTTAAGAAGGGCAAAGGAGAAGGATTGACCCAAATACTGTGTGGGAAGGAGAAGGCTAATGGTGAGGTTGAAGCTGGTGTATGCTCCTTGCTCCTTGCCCAGTCTGAAGTTAAGCCTGAGTGCCTGCTGCTGCTCTTGGTCAACAAAACAG AACTTTTCAGCAAACTCCAGCTTATGGAAACACACCAGTCTGACCTGAGAAAG CTGGGAATCCAAGGTTTCAGGGAACAAGATATTGGGAGCCACCAGAGCTATTCCCGAAAGACCTTGATTGCACTAGTCACTTCAGGAATCCTGCTGGCCATCTTGGGAACTACTGGCTATTTTCTGATGAACCGTCACAGTTGGAGTCCCACAGGAGAAAGGCTG GGCGAAGACCCTTATTACACGGATCACAGTGGAGGCCAGGGCTATAGCTCAGGATCTGGGGCCTCCCGTGAGACTCAGGGAAAGACCAGTGTGACCCAAGGGGCTCAGGAGAACGGGACCGGCCAAACCACCTCCAGAAATGGGCATTCAGCAAGACAACATGTGATGGCTGACACAGAACTGTGA
- the Cd34 gene encoding hematopoietic progenitor cell antigen CD34 isoform X3 — translation MPVRRGARGELRLPRGWTALCLLSLLPSGFTNPTNNLTSVAMESSTLGIVSSVSTNVLNQDQDSTTPSGPASTSPHPIPQDSNETTSAISETMVNFTATSGVSPGPETTNSSAKSQTTFSALTVITTADNISTSEMAWMPSTTLVNFSYYSPNSTIPEMTSATESYTFTSSSPVPSTIKGEIKCSGIREMRLAQGICLELSEASSCEEFKKGKGEGLTQILCGKEKANGEVEAGVCSLLLAQSEVKPECLLLLLVNKTELFSKLQLMETHQSDLRKLGIQGFREQDIGSHQSYSRKTLIALVTSGILLAILGTTGYFLMNRHSWSPTGERLELEP, via the exons ATGCCGGTCCGTCGGGGCGCGCGCGGGGAGCTGCGACTGCCGCGCGGCTGGACGGCGCTTTGTCTGCTGAGTCTGCTGC CCTCTGGGTTTACAAATccaacaaacaacctgacttcTGTTGCCATGGAGTCATCTACCCTGGGAATAGTTTCATCTGTCTCTACAAATGTGCTCAACCAGGACCAGGACAGCACCACACCAAGTGGCCCTGCAAGTACCAGCCCACACCCCATCCCTCAGGACAGCAATGAGACCACATCAGCCATCTCAG AGACTATGGTCAACTTCACAGCAACTTCTGGGGTGTCCCCAGGCCCTGAAACCACGAACTCTTCAGCAAAGTCACAGACCACTTTTTCAGCCCTCACAGTGATCACCACTGCAGACAACATTTCAACTTCAGAAATGGCGTGGATGCCTAGTACAACACTTGTGAATTTTTCTTATTACTCACCCAATAGTACCATCCCTGAAATGACATCAGCCACAGAATCTTACACATTCACATCATCTTCTCCTGTCCCAAGTACCATCAAG GGAGAAATCAAATGTTCTGGAATCCGGGAAATGAGGTTGGCTCAGGGCATCTGCCTGGAGCTTAGTGAGGCCTCTAGCTGT GAGGAGTTTAAGAAGGGCAAAGGAGAAGGATTGACCCAAATACTGTGTGGGAAGGAGAAGGCTAATGGTGAGGTTGAAGCTGGTGTATGCTCCTTGCTCCTTGCCCAGTCTGAAGTTAAGCCTGAGTGCCTGCTGCTGCTCTTGGTCAACAAAACAG AACTTTTCAGCAAACTCCAGCTTATGGAAACACACCAGTCTGACCTGAGAAAG CTGGGAATCCAAGGTTTCAGGGAACAAGATATTGGGAGCCACCAGAGCTATTCCCGAAAGACCTTGATTGCACTAGTCACTTCAGGAATCCTGCTGGCCATCTTGGGAACTACTGGCTATTTTCTGATGAACCGTCACAGTTGGAGTCCCACAGGAGAAAGGCTG GAGCTGGAACCCTGA
- the Cd34 gene encoding hematopoietic progenitor cell antigen CD34 isoform X4 produces the protein MPVRRGARGELRLPRGWTALCLLSLLPSGFTNPTNNLTSVAMESSTLGIVSSVSTNVLNQDQDSTTPSGPASTSPHPIPQDSNETTSAISETMVNFTATSGVSPGPETTNSSAKSQTTFSALTVITTADNISTSEMAWMPSTTLVNFSYYSPNSTIPEMTSATESYTFTSSSPVPSTIKGEIKCSGIREMRLAQGICLELSEASSCEEFKKGKGEGLTQILCGKEKANGEVEAGVCSLLLAQSEVKPECLLLLLVNKTAGNPRFQGTRYWEPPELFPKDLDCTSHFRNPAGHLGNYWLFSDEPSQLESHRRKAGRRPLLHGSQWRPGL, from the exons ATGCCGGTCCGTCGGGGCGCGCGCGGGGAGCTGCGACTGCCGCGCGGCTGGACGGCGCTTTGTCTGCTGAGTCTGCTGC CCTCTGGGTTTACAAATccaacaaacaacctgacttcTGTTGCCATGGAGTCATCTACCCTGGGAATAGTTTCATCTGTCTCTACAAATGTGCTCAACCAGGACCAGGACAGCACCACACCAAGTGGCCCTGCAAGTACCAGCCCACACCCCATCCCTCAGGACAGCAATGAGACCACATCAGCCATCTCAG AGACTATGGTCAACTTCACAGCAACTTCTGGGGTGTCCCCAGGCCCTGAAACCACGAACTCTTCAGCAAAGTCACAGACCACTTTTTCAGCCCTCACAGTGATCACCACTGCAGACAACATTTCAACTTCAGAAATGGCGTGGATGCCTAGTACAACACTTGTGAATTTTTCTTATTACTCACCCAATAGTACCATCCCTGAAATGACATCAGCCACAGAATCTTACACATTCACATCATCTTCTCCTGTCCCAAGTACCATCAAG GGAGAAATCAAATGTTCTGGAATCCGGGAAATGAGGTTGGCTCAGGGCATCTGCCTGGAGCTTAGTGAGGCCTCTAGCTGT GAGGAGTTTAAGAAGGGCAAAGGAGAAGGATTGACCCAAATACTGTGTGGGAAGGAGAAGGCTAATGGTGAGGTTGAAGCTGGTGTATGCTCCTTGCTCCTTGCCCAGTCTGAAGTTAAGCCTGAGTGCCTGCTGCTGCTCTTGGTCAACAAAACAG CTGGGAATCCAAGGTTTCAGGGAACAAGATATTGGGAGCCACCAGAGCTATTCCCGAAAGACCTTGATTGCACTAGTCACTTCAGGAATCCTGCTGGCCATCTTGGGAACTACTGGCTATTTTCTGATGAACCGTCACAGTTGGAGTCCCACAGGAGAAAGGCTG GGCGAAGACCCTTATTACACGGATCACAGTGGAGGCCAGGGCTATAG